In Canis lupus dingo isolate Sandy chromosome 27, ASM325472v2, whole genome shotgun sequence, one genomic interval encodes:
- the SPX gene encoding spexin: protein MKGLRSLVATTLALFLVFSFLGSSSSAPQGLFERRNWTPQSMLYLKGAQGRRFISDQSRKKDPSDRPPPERRSPNPQLLTLPEAAALLLTSLQKPQEAREENFDQTSVLEDSLLNW, encoded by the exons GGACTCAGAAGCCTGGTGGCAACAACCTTGGCTCtttttctagtgttttctttcttaggaAGTTCCAGCAGTGCGCCACAG GGACTCTTTGAGAGAAGGAACTGGACTCCTCAATCTATGCTCTATCTGAAGGGCGCAC AGGGGCGCCGCTTCATCTCGGACCAGAGCCGGAAGAAGGACCCCTCGGACCGGCCGCCGCCGG aaaggcGAAGCCCAAATCCCCAACTACTAACTCTTCCAGAGGCAGCAGCTCTGCTCTTAACTTCCTTGCAGAAACCACAAGAAG ctAGAGAAGAAAACTTTGATCAAACCAGTGTCCTAGAAGACAGTCTACTAAACTGGTGA